In Deltaproteobacteria bacterium, one DNA window encodes the following:
- the phoU gene encoding phosphate signaling complex protein PhoU, translated as MRAEHTDKKYEEDLKKLREDILYMGGLVEDQIQKAIRSLVERDSDLAKIIIERDHEVNRLDVNIDELCIRMLALHQPAGRDLRFITTGLKITTDLERIGDMAVNICERTLELNQEPQLKPYIDIPRMAQISERMIRESLDAFVREDTELALKVCKDDDQVDQLNAQIFREVISFMMSDPQTINRAVKITSVSKYLERIADHATNIAELVVFMVKGKSIRHVKDLPPTV; from the coding sequence ATGCGTGCCGAGCACACTGATAAAAAGTACGAAGAAGATCTAAAAAAGCTGCGCGAAGATATTCTCTACATGGGCGGCCTGGTCGAAGACCAGATTCAGAAGGCGATCAGGTCGCTGGTCGAGCGCGACTCCGACCTCGCGAAAATCATCATCGAGCGCGATCACGAAGTCAACCGGCTCGACGTTAACATCGATGAGTTGTGCATTCGCATGCTGGCGCTGCATCAGCCGGCGGGCCGCGACCTGCGCTTCATTACGACCGGGCTGAAGATCACCACCGACCTGGAGCGCATCGGCGACATGGCGGTCAATATTTGCGAGCGCACTCTAGAGCTCAATCAAGAGCCGCAGTTAAAGCCCTATATCGACATCCCGCGCATGGCGCAGATCTCGGAGCGGATGATTCGCGAGAGCCTCGATGCCTTCGTGCGCGAGGACACCGAGCTGGCGCTCAAGGTTTGCAAAGACGACGACCAGGTCGATCAACTAAATGCGCAAATCTTCCGTGAGGTGATCAGCTTCATGATGTCCGATCCGCAAACCATCAACCGCGCGGTCAAGATCACCTCGGTCTCCAAATATTTGGAGCGCATCGCCGATCACGCCACGAACATCGCCGAGCTGGTGGTCTTCATGGTCAAAGGCAAAAGCATCCGCCACGTCAAGGACCTGCCGCCGACGGTTTGA
- the pstB gene encoding phosphate ABC transporter ATP-binding protein produces MGTQTLAAAATPIINVENVDFFYGGKHALKSINVEIQPKKATAFIGPSGCGKTTLLRCLNRMNDLVLGTRISGQIRLEGQDIYAPATDVIQLRRRVGMIFQKWNPFPKSIYENVVYGLRIVGIKDRRLLDEVVERNLRRAALWDEVKDSLHKSAAELSGGQQQRLCIARALAVEPDVLLMDEPCSALDPISTARIEELIHELKETFTIVIVTHNMQQAARCADYTAFFYLGELIEFGETGKLFTNPDKRQTEDYITGRFG; encoded by the coding sequence ATGGGCACGCAAACCCTCGCGGCGGCCGCCACACCGATTATTAACGTCGAGAACGTCGACTTTTTTTATGGCGGGAAGCACGCTCTGAAATCGATCAATGTCGAGATTCAGCCCAAAAAAGCCACCGCGTTCATCGGACCTTCAGGATGCGGTAAGACCACGCTGCTGCGCTGTTTGAACCGCATGAACGATCTGGTGTTGGGCACGCGCATCAGCGGCCAGATCAGGCTCGAAGGCCAAGACATATACGCCCCCGCCACCGATGTGATTCAACTCCGCCGTCGGGTCGGTATGATATTTCAGAAGTGGAACCCGTTTCCCAAAAGTATCTACGAAAACGTCGTCTACGGCCTGCGCATCGTCGGCATCAAAGACCGCCGCCTGCTCGACGAAGTCGTCGAGCGCAACCTGCGGCGCGCCGCGCTGTGGGACGAAGTAAAGGACAGCTTGCACAAGAGCGCCGCCGAACTGTCAGGCGGCCAGCAGCAGCGCTTATGCATCGCCAGGGCCCTGGCCGTGGAGCCCGACGTGCTATTGATGGACGAACCCTGCTCGGCCCTCGATCCGATTTCAACGGCGCGCATCGAAGAGCTCATTCATGAGCTCAAAGAGACCTTTACGATCGTCATCGTCACGCACAATATGCAGCAAGCGGCGCGCTGCGCTGACTATACGGCGTTTTTCTATCTCGGCGAGTTGATCGAGTTCGGCGAGACCGGCAAACTTTTCACCAACCCCGACAAGCGCCAGACCGAAGACTATATCACCGGGCGTTTCGGATAA